The Mycoplasmopsis gallinacea genome includes a window with the following:
- a CDS encoding tRNA1(Val) (adenine(37)-N6)-methyltransferase, which translates to MEKTRKLVKNYLGYDGKLFIYQDKSMFNYSVDTILLGNFIYLHKKHKRALEIGTNNGALSIFVAARKKDLKIDAVEIQEKAIEVAKINVSENNLEDQINLICQDFNDFVSWHTKNAQRKYPVIFCNPPFYPYDKTKFRKNVSEEMLIATHEIKLNLDQLISGCAKIIEQKGFLTLVLPVERMVDVFESMRKYKFEPKRIQFLTPRIGDKPKLVLIEARYQSGWGVHFLPTIYLHDLDKNDHEYTEEVKKLYRPLIVE; encoded by the coding sequence GTGGAAAAAACAAGAAAACTAGTTAAAAACTACCTTGGTTATGATGGTAAATTATTTATTTACCAAGATAAATCAATGTTTAATTATTCAGTTGATACTATTTTGCTTGGTAATTTCATTTACCTTCACAAAAAGCACAAAAGAGCTTTGGAAATTGGAACTAACAATGGGGCGCTATCGATTTTTGTAGCTGCTCGTAAAAAAGATCTTAAAATTGACGCTGTTGAAATCCAAGAAAAAGCTATTGAAGTTGCTAAAATTAACGTTAGCGAAAACAACCTTGAAGATCAAATTAACTTAATTTGTCAGGATTTCAATGATTTTGTGTCTTGACATACTAAAAATGCGCAAAGAAAATATCCGGTTATTTTCTGTAATCCGCCTTTTTATCCATACGATAAAACTAAGTTTAGAAAAAATGTTTCTGAGGAAATGCTTATTGCTACTCATGAAATTAAACTCAATTTAGACCAGTTAATTTCAGGGTGTGCCAAAATCATTGAGCAAAAAGGTTTTTTAACTCTAGTTTTACCAGTAGAAAGAATGGTTGATGTTTTTGAAAGTATGCGTAAATATAAATTTGAACCAAAAAGGATTCAATTTTTAACCCCAAGAATTGGTGATAAACCAAAACTTGTGCTTATTGAAGCTAGATATCAATCAGGATGAGGTGTACATTTTTTACCAACAATTTATTTGCATGATTTAGATAAAAATGATCATGAATACACTGAAGAAGTGAAAAAACTTTATAGACCATTAATTGTAGAATAA